In Chondrocystis sp. NIES-4102, the following proteins share a genomic window:
- a CDS encoding aldo/keto reductase codes for MKTLRLRGQKEIPRLGQGTWRMGEKSSQRQAEVTALKLGIDLGMSLIDTAEMYGEGGAEEVVAEAISGCRDEIYLVSKFYPHNASYEGLIKACD; via the coding sequence ATGAAAACTCTAAGACTGCGAGGACAAAAAGAAATACCCAGACTCGGACAAGGGACGTGGCGCATGGGAGAAAAAAGCAGTCAGAGACAGGCAGAGGTCACAGCCCTTAAATTGGGAATAGATTTGGGGATGAGCTTAATCGATACTGCCGAAATGTATGGCGAAGGTGGCGCAGAAGAAGTAGTAGCCGAAGCTATTTCTGGATGTAGAGATGAAATATATCTAGTCAGTAAATTTTATCCCCACAACGCCAGTTATGAGGGATTAATAAAAGCTTGCGATTAG
- a CDS encoding transposase, whose product MRVMSEVFQRICKTKKSMMIEFDGESDHVHLLIDLHPDNNISQLVASLKSASSRILRKEFTEEINKTYWKSVFWSGSYYISSSGGVTIERLRNYIEQQDSPK is encoded by the coding sequence ATGAGAGTAATGTCGGAGGTATTTCAAAGAATATGTAAAACTAAAAAAAGTATGATGATCGAGTTCGACGGAGAGAGCGATCATGTGCATCTTTTAATTGATCTTCATCCTGATAATAATATCTCTCAGCTAGTAGCTAGTTTAAAAAGTGCATCTAGTAGAATATTGCGAAAAGAATTCACTGAAGAGATCAACAAAACATACTGGAAATCTGTTTTTTGGTCTGGCTCATACTATATTTCTAGCAGTGGCGGAGTAACGATAGAACGTTTAAGAAATTATATTGAGCAGCAAGACTCTCCCAAATAA
- a CDS encoding pentapeptide repeat protein — protein sequence MPVGINEKGRKFIETEPIGQDGEHCEQRLWDACKRAFADRECIGSLRHSPIFSKTGECRKEPDVLIVDKEFGIVVIEVKCITIKQIESVNGHLWQYQNQNFYDQEGSPYKQAESQLYSLLGYCDREEIIRRQVRGRAIVALPFISEKEWQEKGFERLPSCPPIIFKEHLGAKSLISKIEQSPLVQSGKNLDDEQWELLLAVVGGTPVLRKTLSKSITVAQDNKTRSSVINQLRERLYELDLQQQHISLEIPPGAQRIRGIAGSGKTVLLCQKAANMHLKHPDWDIALVFFTRSLYDQIEDLVDKWIRHYSCGELDYKSNVQAQSKLRILHAWGAKNRAGFYRLICKENDEYPLGVSDTEYKQPNEGLADLSKRLMKETALKPIFDAVLIDEGQDLVADPIELNYEDKQAIYWMAYQSLRPSDPEQPEQRRLIWAYDEAQSLDTLKIPTAKELFGEELSQLLSRGRQYKGGINKSEVMHRCYRTPGEILTAAHAIGMGLLRPNGMLSGLTTKAEWESIGYEVQGAFREGQEITVTN from the coding sequence ATGCCAGTAGGAATTAACGAAAAAGGAAGAAAATTCATAGAAACTGAACCAATCGGTCAAGATGGCGAACATTGTGAGCAGAGATTATGGGATGCTTGTAAAAGAGCTTTTGCCGATCGCGAGTGTATTGGTTCTTTGCGACATTCTCCAATTTTTTCTAAAACTGGAGAATGTCGCAAAGAACCTGATGTTTTAATAGTAGATAAAGAATTTGGAATAGTAGTTATTGAAGTTAAATGTATCACGATCAAGCAAATTGAGTCAGTAAACGGTCATTTATGGCAATATCAGAATCAGAATTTTTATGACCAAGAGGGAAGTCCTTATAAACAAGCTGAAAGTCAACTTTATTCTTTGCTTGGTTATTGCGATCGCGAAGAGATAATTCGTCGTCAAGTAAGAGGTAGAGCCATTGTAGCTTTACCTTTCATCAGCGAAAAAGAATGGCAGGAAAAAGGATTTGAGCGACTTCCGAGTTGCCCCCCAATTATCTTCAAAGAGCATTTAGGAGCAAAATCTTTAATCAGCAAAATTGAGCAAAGTCCTTTAGTTCAATCTGGAAAAAATCTTGATGATGAACAATGGGAGCTTCTTCTTGCTGTTGTTGGTGGGACTCCTGTACTTCGTAAAACTCTTAGTAAATCAATAACAGTTGCTCAAGATAATAAAACACGCTCTAGTGTAATCAATCAATTGAGAGAACGTCTTTATGAATTGGATTTACAACAACAACATATTAGTTTAGAAATTCCCCCAGGAGCGCAGCGTATTAGAGGTATTGCTGGATCGGGTAAAACAGTATTGCTTTGTCAGAAAGCTGCAAATATGCACCTCAAGCATCCTGATTGGGATATTGCTTTAGTCTTTTTTACTCGTTCTCTATATGACCAAATAGAAGATTTAGTTGATAAGTGGATACGTCATTATAGTTGTGGAGAACTTGATTATAAAAGTAATGTTCAAGCTCAAAGTAAATTAAGAATTTTACACGCTTGGGGTGCAAAAAATAGGGCAGGATTCTATAGACTCATTTGTAAGGAAAATGATGAATATCCTCTGGGAGTTAGCGATACAGAATACAAGCAACCTAATGAGGGTTTAGCCGATCTTTCCAAACGTCTGATGAAAGAAACGGCACTCAAACCAATATTTGATGCTGTTCTTATTGATGAAGGTCAAGATTTAGTTGCAGACCCCATAGAACTTAATTATGAAGATAAACAAGCTATTTATTGGATGGCTTACCAATCACTTCGTCCAAGCGATCCAGAACAGCCAGAACAGAGAAGATTGATATGGGCTTATGATGAAGCTCAAAGTTTAGATACCTTGAAAATTCCTACTGCTAAAGAGTTATTCGGCGAAGAATTAAGTCAGCTTCTTAGCAGAGGACGACAATACAAAGGTGGTATTAATAAATCTGAAGTTATGCACCGATGCTATCGTACACCAGGCGAAATTTTAACGGCTGCTCATGCAATTGGTATGGGATTACTTCGTCCAAACGGTATGTTGTCAGGATTAACTACAAAAGCTGAATGGGAAAGCATTGGCTACGAAGTTCAAGGAGCTTTTAGAGAAGGACAAGAAATAACTGTAACGAACTGA
- a CDS encoding XRE family transcriptional regulator: MKQPQVGELIRSLRHELKLTQQQLSVELGVVTPTVNRWENGHSQPSPMALKLIEVKLKELGKQGKELLSEYCS, from the coding sequence ATGAAACAGCCCCAAGTAGGTGAGTTGATTCGTTCGCTTCGGCATGAATTGAAGCTAACACAGCAACAGCTAAGTGTCGAATTAGGAGTAGTTACGCCCACGGTTAACCGATGGGAAAACGGTCATTCTCAACCGTCACCAATGGCTCTCAAGTTAATTGAGGTGAAGCTGAAAGAGTTGGGAAAACAGGGTAAGGAGTTGTTATCAGAGTATTGTAGTTAG
- a CDS encoding aldo/keto reductase encodes MLHWRGSVPLSETLEGLQHLKQTGKILDYGVSNFDTNDMEFAESLPGGKEIVTNQVLYNLKRRGIEWDLLPWCRKRGIPIMAYSPIEQGAFVSDSKLNDIAVRHDATSTQIALAWLLHQDNVIAIPKTSNRDRLKENHAALDIKLTKEDLKELDRAYKPPSRKMSLAMR; translated from the coding sequence TTGCTCCACTGGCGCGGATCTGTTCCTTTGTCGGAAACCCTAGAAGGTTTGCAGCATTTAAAACAGACGGGTAAGATTCTTGATTATGGTGTGAGTAACTTCGATACAAATGATATGGAGTTCGCCGAATCTTTACCTGGAGGAAAGGAAATAGTCACCAATCAGGTACTTTATAACCTCAAACGGCGCGGTATTGAATGGGATTTACTGCCCTGGTGTAGAAAGCGTGGTATTCCCATAATGGCTTATTCTCCTATCGAACAAGGTGCTTTTGTTAGTGATTCCAAGTTAAATGACATTGCAGTTAGGCATGATGCTACATCTACTCAAATTGCCCTAGCTTGGTTGCTGCATCAAGATAATGTAATTGCTATTCCCAAAACATCCAATCGCGATCGCTTGAAAGAAAATCACGCAGCATTAGACATCAAACTAACAAAAGAAGACTTGAAAGAATTAGACCGAGCATACAAGCCTCCCAGTCGTAAAATGTCTTTAGCAATGAGATAA
- a CDS encoding type III restriction-modification enzyme, R/helicase subunit, whose product MKSVVIENPIVNSPFSEPKRHFRFDDEGITSEIVEKRRNSQYFIPIAKPKKKDNQKQLELEFWTNDRIEENGFINDIRSSVSLWRNADYRGTVNITPITRRLLEYWKNPERERRLFFCQLEALETIIYLTEVAPKSGKAWFINKLNEFKDVANPLLFRMATKMATGSGKTVVMSMLIAWHTLNKAANPQRREFSDAFLIVAPGITIRDRLRVLQPNDPENYYQKLDLVPPDLRGDLAKAKIVITNYHSFKLREKGNAASLTKSILIKDQEESPFTETPSQMVKRVCRELGTKKNIVVINDEAHHCYRRKENGDEPTYKGDDRKEAEKNQKEAQLWISGLEAIQEKLGVKTVYDLSATPFYLKGSGYKEGTLFPWVVSDFSLIDAIESGIVKIPRVPVSDDSMKGELPTYRNIWALIRDHLPKKGRKSKETEPSTPEPKLPKELEGALRTLYGNYEKSYQQWQENAEAIAKGLTPPVFIVVCNNTSVSKMVFDWIAGWDTEKTYPDGRPVLAKGKLELFSNVERDRWTPRLNTILVDSEQLESGESMTADFKKLAATEIEEFQAEYRDRYPGSDPNKISDEDLLREVLNTVGKIGKLGEHIRCVVSVSMLTEGWDANTVTHVLGIRAFGTQLLCEQVVGRGLRRISYATNDQGMFEPEYAEVYGVPFAFIPCAGSKKTPKPGALPTRVRALDERIECEITFPRVIGYRYEIGSKKLTPDLDNPGCRYSLSTEDLPTKTVNAPIIGQSSIHTLDDLRSRREQEVAFLLGKLTLEKYFRYDGTQKKEKEIPLLNDADVQAWLFPQILEIAKLWLAECVTYKSGTYPQLLLLNEFAHDASDCIYQAICAGEAEKSLKPILRPYEPMGSTRYVDFSTARPVYTTDASKCHISHVVADTNSWEQKMAQVLESMDEVNCYVKNQGLGFLIPYIYEGEQKNYMPDFIVRVKDNRDDLLNLIVEVSGEARKDKKVKVATSLNLWLPAVNQHGGFGRWNFIEITDPWDAENTIRAFLNQQQTKSQLLVIN is encoded by the coding sequence ATGAAATCAGTCGTCATTGAAAACCCAATCGTCAATTCTCCGTTCTCTGAACCAAAACGTCACTTTCGCTTTGATGATGAGGGTATTACCAGTGAGATTGTTGAAAAAAGGCGCAATAGTCAATATTTTATACCTATCGCCAAACCGAAGAAAAAGGACAATCAAAAACAACTCGAATTAGAATTTTGGACGAACGATCGCATTGAAGAAAACGGCTTTATCAATGATATTCGTAGCTCTGTTTCCTTGTGGAGAAATGCTGATTATCGCGGTACTGTTAACATCACTCCGATTACAAGACGGCTGCTAGAATACTGGAAAAATCCAGAGCGGGAACGACGATTGTTTTTTTGTCAGCTCGAAGCATTAGAAACAATCATTTATCTGACTGAAGTTGCTCCAAAATCTGGAAAGGCTTGGTTTATCAACAAACTGAATGAGTTCAAAGATGTTGCCAATCCCTTGCTATTTCGCATGGCAACTAAAATGGCAACTGGAAGTGGTAAAACCGTTGTCATGTCGATGTTGATTGCTTGGCACACCCTCAACAAAGCTGCTAACCCCCAACGTCGAGAATTTAGCGATGCTTTTTTGATAGTCGCACCAGGAATTACGATCCGCGATCGCTTGCGAGTACTGCAACCTAATGACCCCGAAAACTATTACCAAAAGTTAGATTTAGTTCCCCCAGATTTAAGAGGAGATCTAGCTAAAGCCAAAATAGTCATTACTAACTATCACTCTTTCAAACTACGAGAAAAGGGTAATGCAGCTTCCTTGACCAAAAGTATTTTAATCAAAGATCAAGAGGAAAGTCCCTTTACCGAAACTCCTTCTCAGATGGTCAAACGAGTATGTCGAGAACTGGGGACTAAGAAAAATATTGTTGTCATCAACGATGAAGCTCACCACTGTTATCGTCGTAAAGAAAATGGTGATGAACCAACGTATAAAGGTGATGACAGAAAGGAAGCTGAAAAAAACCAGAAAGAGGCTCAACTCTGGATTTCTGGATTAGAAGCAATTCAAGAGAAACTAGGTGTTAAAACAGTCTACGACCTCTCGGCAACTCCTTTTTATCTCAAAGGTTCGGGATATAAAGAAGGAACGCTATTTCCTTGGGTAGTCTCGGATTTTTCCCTGATTGATGCGATCGAATCGGGCATAGTCAAAATTCCTCGCGTTCCCGTCTCCGATGACAGCATGAAAGGAGAACTGCCTACTTACCGCAACATCTGGGCATTAATCCGCGATCATCTTCCCAAGAAAGGCAGAAAGTCCAAGGAAACCGAGCCATCAACGCCAGAGCCAAAGTTACCTAAAGAATTAGAAGGTGCGTTACGAACTCTCTATGGCAACTATGAAAAATCCTATCAACAGTGGCAAGAGAACGCAGAGGCGATCGCTAAAGGTTTAACTCCGCCAGTATTTATCGTTGTCTGTAACAATACCAGCGTTTCTAAAATGGTTTTTGACTGGATTGCGGGATGGGATACTGAGAAAACTTATCCCGACGGTAGACCCGTTTTAGCTAAAGGAAAACTGGAACTATTTAGTAATGTAGAACGAGATAGATGGACACCCAGACTCAACACCATTTTGGTAGATAGCGAACAGCTAGAGTCTGGGGAGAGTATGACTGCTGATTTTAAGAAGCTAGCAGCGACTGAAATTGAAGAATTTCAAGCCGAATATCGCGATCGCTATCCAGGTAGCGACCCCAATAAAATTAGCGATGAAGACTTGCTACGGGAGGTATTAAACACCGTCGGCAAAATTGGCAAATTAGGAGAACACATTCGCTGTGTGGTTTCAGTTTCCATGCTCACTGAAGGTTGGGATGCTAACACAGTTACTCACGTTTTAGGCATTAGAGCATTTGGTACTCAGCTTTTATGCGAACAGGTAGTAGGTAGAGGTTTGAGGCGTATTAGCTATGCTACTAACGATCAGGGAATGTTTGAGCCAGAATATGCTGAAGTCTATGGCGTTCCCTTCGCTTTTATTCCCTGTGCTGGTTCTAAAAAAACTCCCAAACCAGGAGCATTACCCACCCGCGTTCGTGCCTTAGATGAACGAATTGAATGTGAAATTACTTTTCCTAGAGTAATTGGCTATCGTTACGAAATTGGCAGTAAAAAACTAACTCCCGATCTCGATAATCCAGGCTGTCGTTATTCTCTATCAACAGAGGACTTACCCACTAAAACAGTTAACGCACCGATCATCGGTCAGTCCAGTATCCATACTCTCGATGACTTGCGATCGCGTAGAGAACAGGAAGTAGCTTTTTTATTGGGTAAACTGACTTTAGAAAAATACTTCAGATATGACGGTACACAGAAAAAAGAAAAAGAAATACCTTTATTAAATGATGCCGACGTACAGGCTTGGTTATTCCCCCAAATACTAGAGATAGCTAAATTATGGTTGGCTGAATGCGTTACTTACAAATCGGGTACTTATCCACAACTGCTATTGCTCAATGAATTTGCTCACGATGCCTCAGATTGTATCTATCAGGCGATTTGTGCTGGAGAAGCAGAAAAATCATTAAAACCAATTTTGCGACCTTACGAACCGATGGGTTCTACACGCTATGTAGATTTTAGTACCGCCCGTCCCGTTTACACTACCGACGCTAGTAAATGTCATATCTCTCATGTAGTCGCCGATACCAATAGTTGGGAACAAAAGATGGCTCAGGTGTTGGAAAGTATGGACGAGGTAAATTGTTATGTCAAAAATCAAGGGCTAGGTTTTCTCATTCCTTATATCTATGAGGGCGAACAAAAGAACTATATGCCTGACTTCATCGTAAGGGTGAAAGATAATCGTGATGACCTACTCAATCTAATCGTTGAAGTGTCGGGTGAAGCGAGAAAAGATAAGAAAGTTAAAGTCGCTACCTCTCTTAATCTTTGGCTACCTGCGGTCAATCAACATGGTGGTTTTGGTAGGTGGAATTTTATCGAGATTACCGACCCTTGGGATGCAGAAAATACAATTCGAGCTTTTCTAAATCAACAACAAACTAAGTCTCAATTATTAGTTATTAACTAA